The Streptomyces sp. P9-A4 genome contains a region encoding:
- a CDS encoding RHS repeat-associated core domain-containing protein, whose amino-acid sequence MAVTVPDWADTLLDLVGVNWPNVDEDAYREMADALREFADDLADDGQLANNHMERLLSSGHGEAMDALNAHWTKVKGKHLKDMVSAARTIADALDLAAGAIEGMKWKAVAELGVLAGQTGLAMALIPVTGGLSALLGAGAIAFTKKQLLKLITAAMEEAVGHIVSVMTEPVVAALENMAADLVVQVGMDALGVQNGVDLNQTRQAGKDGFDEGVRGAKDSLNLASAGGGGSGGGGRGGGKGFHIEHDEHDNAGTKLNGVSVGIHGKTAGKLTKAKSAQRRNKGRDDIADALDPVIEKAMGALVKSAKTMGDHVGETLPKAVKRISKDHRNNDDDIRDRLARERKDDDGKGKDSHGHGPGGKGPRSGTHVRPEPLKDSRSDPRGKSVEIGDRTCEGDPVDIASGEMTMEQVDLSLAGVLPLVLRRTHLSTYRYGHWFGPSWASTLDERIEPAPSGQGAFWAREDGSVLWFPALPAPGAADPVLPVEGPRLALRHGEQDEAVTTYRVTDPRTGVIRTFAGSPYHESSAYWLTAIEDRGGNRIAFGRRGDGTPTSVSHSGGYLATLASEDGRVRELALRTPEGPRTVMRYGYDEPGRLTQVVNSSDLPMRFTYDPDGRITSWSDRNGSTFRYEYDAEGRVARTIGPDGCLSSTFAYDVHPATGDRITRFTDSTGGSKVYVLSDRLHVLSVTDQLGNTVRQTWDRHDRLATRTDPAGRTTAYTYDERGNLTGVAHPDGGSAGVEYNELNQITVVTAPDGSVSRQEYDEDGNPSLFIRPNGTTTRLSYDARGRLTGVDDSLGAVDRVENDPAGLPLAVRDQHGGVTRYVRDAFGRPVRITDPQGGSTELEWTVEGRLARRTDPDGATQTWAYDGEGNCVLHTDALGGETRFEYTHFDLVSARTTPDGARHEFAHDTELRLTHVTNPQGLTWSYAYDRAGLLTAETDFDGRTLGYTYDGLGRLASRTNGAGQTVRYERDPGGRLVLKDADGAVTRFTYDARGHLAGAIGPDCELSYVRDVSGRVLQETVDGRTLTRAYDEGGRRVRRTTPSGAVGSWSYPAGSTARLDTSGYRVDFEFDASGLETTRRVGTTLTIDHAYDAVGRLTGQRVRAAGTGLVQQRAYTYRPDGHLTAVDDRLSGHRRFELSAEGRVTGLRAENWTERYAYDEAGNQTHASWPGAGTAEGAREYSGTRIVRAGAIRYEHDAQGRVVLRQKARLSRKPDTWRYDWDAEDRLIAVTTPDGTRWRYLYDALGRRVAKRRLADDGVTVAEETLFTWDGDTLCEQSTRTAGAPESVALTWDHDGSKPVVQVERRFLDGAEVDRRFFAIVTDLVGTPRELVDESGDIAWRTRATLWGTTTWNRDATAYTPLRFPGQYFDPESQLHYNRHRHYDPASGRYVSPDPLGLVPSPNSVAYVENPTRWIDPLGLAGCPHRGADKPRHSVVLGPNRPPTHASNELARYLRNDPADPDHDPNRERDPGAHTYNGNDYAYGTPPDWMTNVSGAVGDRGTRLSITLDGMPNSRGEVGNWNTPETIVEAFREAAVFGSQFNMSHEDNYPPAGVGGTAWEMSLVARAVRQYDGDAAWGEADEDRLGRPWEEIDWYSNNERIDVPKPDIPEIKPDLSKLPKHMR is encoded by the coding sequence ATGGCTGTCACGGTGCCGGACTGGGCGGACACACTGCTCGACCTGGTGGGGGTCAACTGGCCCAACGTCGACGAGGACGCGTACCGGGAGATGGCGGACGCGCTCCGCGAGTTCGCGGACGACCTCGCCGACGACGGCCAGCTCGCCAACAACCACATGGAGCGCCTGCTGTCGTCGGGGCACGGCGAGGCCATGGACGCGCTCAACGCGCACTGGACCAAGGTCAAGGGCAAGCACCTCAAGGACATGGTCTCCGCGGCCCGTACGATCGCGGACGCGCTCGACCTGGCGGCGGGTGCGATCGAGGGCATGAAGTGGAAGGCCGTCGCGGAGCTCGGGGTGCTGGCCGGCCAGACCGGTCTGGCGATGGCGCTGATCCCGGTCACCGGCGGTCTGTCCGCTCTGCTCGGCGCCGGAGCGATCGCGTTCACGAAGAAGCAGTTGCTGAAGCTCATCACGGCCGCGATGGAAGAGGCCGTCGGTCACATCGTCTCGGTCATGACCGAACCGGTCGTGGCCGCCCTTGAGAACATGGCGGCGGACCTGGTGGTCCAGGTCGGCATGGACGCCCTCGGCGTCCAGAACGGCGTGGACCTCAATCAGACGCGACAGGCAGGCAAGGACGGCTTCGACGAGGGCGTGCGGGGAGCGAAGGACAGCCTGAACCTCGCCTCCGCCGGAGGCGGCGGCAGTGGTGGCGGCGGTCGTGGCGGCGGCAAGGGCTTCCACATCGAGCACGACGAGCACGACAACGCCGGTACGAAGCTGAACGGCGTGAGCGTCGGCATCCACGGCAAGACCGCCGGCAAGCTCACCAAGGCGAAGTCGGCCCAGCGCCGCAACAAGGGCCGCGACGACATCGCCGACGCCCTCGACCCCGTCATCGAGAAGGCCATGGGCGCGCTGGTGAAGTCCGCCAAGACCATGGGCGACCACGTCGGCGAGACACTCCCCAAGGCCGTCAAGCGGATATCCAAGGACCACAGGAACAACGACGACGACATCCGCGACCGTCTCGCCCGCGAACGCAAGGACGACGACGGCAAGGGCAAGGACTCCCACGGCCACGGGCCGGGCGGCAAGGGGCCCCGCTCCGGCACGCACGTCAGGCCGGAGCCCCTCAAGGACAGCAGGTCCGACCCCCGTGGCAAGAGCGTCGAGATCGGCGACCGCACCTGCGAGGGCGACCCCGTCGACATCGCCTCCGGCGAGATGACGATGGAGCAGGTCGACCTGTCCCTGGCGGGCGTCCTGCCGCTGGTCCTGCGGCGCACCCATCTGTCGACGTACCGCTACGGACACTGGTTCGGGCCCAGTTGGGCCTCGACCCTCGACGAACGGATCGAGCCGGCCCCCTCCGGCCAGGGCGCCTTCTGGGCCCGCGAGGACGGATCGGTCCTGTGGTTCCCGGCACTCCCCGCGCCCGGTGCGGCGGACCCCGTCCTCCCCGTGGAGGGTCCCCGTCTGGCACTCCGCCACGGCGAGCAGGACGAGGCGGTGACCACGTACCGCGTCACCGACCCGCGCACCGGAGTGATCCGCACCTTCGCCGGCAGCCCGTACCACGAGTCCTCGGCGTACTGGCTCACCGCGATCGAGGACCGCGGCGGCAACCGGATCGCCTTCGGGCGGCGCGGCGACGGCACCCCCACCTCCGTGTCCCACTCCGGCGGTTACCTGGCGACGCTCGCGTCGGAGGACGGCAGGGTGCGCGAGCTCGCTCTCCGCACACCCGAGGGCCCGCGGACGGTGATGCGCTACGGCTACGACGAGCCGGGCCGGCTCACCCAGGTCGTCAACTCCTCTGATCTGCCGATGCGGTTCACCTACGACCCGGACGGCCGCATCACCTCGTGGTCCGACCGGAACGGCTCCACGTTCCGGTACGAGTACGACGCCGAGGGCAGGGTCGCCCGCACGATCGGCCCGGACGGCTGCCTGTCGTCGACGTTCGCGTACGACGTCCACCCCGCCACCGGCGACCGGATCACCCGCTTCACGGACTCCACCGGCGGGTCCAAGGTCTACGTCCTCAGCGACCGCCTCCACGTCCTGTCCGTGACCGACCAGTTGGGCAACACCGTCCGCCAGACGTGGGACCGCCACGACCGGCTCGCGACCCGCACCGACCCCGCCGGGCGGACCACGGCGTACACCTACGACGAGCGCGGCAACCTCACCGGCGTCGCACACCCGGACGGCGGTTCGGCCGGTGTCGAGTACAACGAGCTGAACCAGATCACGGTCGTCACCGCCCCGGACGGTTCGGTGTCCCGGCAGGAGTACGACGAGGACGGCAACCCGTCCTTGTTCATCCGCCCCAACGGCACGACAACCAGGCTCAGTTACGACGCACGGGGCCGCCTTACCGGGGTCGACGACTCGCTGGGCGCCGTCGACCGGGTGGAGAACGACCCGGCCGGCCTCCCGCTCGCGGTGCGCGATCAGCACGGCGGGGTCACCCGCTACGTCCGCGACGCCTTCGGCCGGCCCGTGCGGATCACCGACCCGCAGGGCGGCAGCACCGAACTGGAGTGGACCGTCGAGGGCCGGCTCGCCCGGCGGACCGATCCGGACGGGGCCACCCAGACCTGGGCGTACGACGGCGAGGGCAACTGCGTCCTGCACACCGACGCCCTGGGCGGCGAGACCCGCTTCGAGTACACCCACTTCGACCTGGTCAGCGCCCGGACGACACCGGACGGGGCGCGCCACGAGTTCGCGCACGACACCGAACTCCGCCTCACGCACGTCACGAACCCGCAGGGGCTCACCTGGTCCTACGCCTACGACCGGGCCGGTCTGCTGACCGCCGAGACCGACTTCGACGGACGCACCCTCGGCTACACGTACGACGGGCTCGGGCGGCTCGCCTCACGGACCAACGGGGCCGGGCAGACGGTCCGTTACGAGCGGGACCCCGGCGGCCGGCTCGTCCTGAAGGACGCCGACGGGGCGGTCACCCGCTTCACCTACGACGCCCGGGGCCACCTGGCCGGTGCCATCGGCCCCGACTGCGAGCTGTCGTACGTCCGCGACGTCTCGGGCCGGGTGCTCCAGGAGACGGTCGACGGCCGGACGCTGACCCGCGCGTACGACGAGGGGGGTCGCCGTGTCCGGCGCACCACGCCGTCCGGGGCGGTCGGCTCCTGGTCCTATCCGGCCGGCTCCACGGCGCGCCTGGACACCTCGGGGTACCGGGTCGACTTCGAGTTCGACGCGTCGGGCCTGGAGACCACGCGGCGCGTCGGCACCACGCTCACCATCGACCACGCCTACGACGCCGTGGGCCGCCTCACCGGCCAGCGCGTCCGGGCGGCCGGAACCGGGCTCGTCCAGCAGCGCGCGTACACCTACCGCCCGGACGGTCACCTCACCGCCGTCGACGACCGGCTGTCCGGTCACCGGCGGTTCGAACTGTCCGCGGAGGGCCGGGTCACCGGCCTCAGGGCCGAGAACTGGACGGAGCGGTACGCCTACGACGAGGCCGGCAACCAGACGCACGCCTCCTGGCCCGGCGCGGGCACGGCCGAGGGCGCCCGCGAGTACAGCGGCACCCGCATCGTCCGCGCCGGCGCGATCCGCTACGAGCACGACGCCCAGGGCCGGGTGGTGCTGCGGCAGAAGGCCCGGCTCTCCCGCAAGCCGGACACCTGGCGCTACGACTGGGACGCCGAGGACCGGCTGATCGCGGTCACCACCCCGGACGGCACGCGCTGGCGGTACCTGTACGACGCGCTCGGCCGTCGGGTCGCCAAGCGGCGCCTCGCGGACGACGGGGTCACGGTCGCCGAGGAGACGCTGTTCACCTGGGACGGCGACACCCTCTGCGAGCAGTCGACCCGCACTGCGGGCGCGCCGGAGAGCGTCGCGCTCACCTGGGACCACGACGGCTCCAAGCCGGTGGTCCAGGTCGAGCGCCGGTTCCTGGACGGCGCGGAGGTCGACCGCCGCTTCTTCGCGATCGTCACGGACCTGGTCGGCACTCCCCGCGAACTCGTCGACGAGTCCGGCGACATCGCCTGGCGCACGCGCGCCACCCTGTGGGGGACCACCACGTGGAACCGCGACGCCACGGCGTACACCCCGCTGCGCTTCCCCGGTCAGTACTTCGACCCCGAGTCCCAGCTCCACTACAACCGCCACCGCCACTACGATCCCGCCTCGGGCCGTTACGTCTCCCCCGACCCCCTGGGTCTCGTCCCGTCACCGAACTCGGTGGCGTACGTGGAGAATCCGACCAGGTGGATCGACCCGCTGGGGCTGGCGGGCTGCCCGCACAGGGGTGCGGACAAGCCCCGGCACAGTGTCGTCCTCGGGCCGAACCGGCCGCCCACCCACGCGTCGAACGAACTGGCCCGGTATCTGCGCAACGACCCCGCCGATCCGGATCACGACCCGAACCGCGAGAGGGATCCGGGGGCGCACACGTACAACGGCAACGACTACGCGTACGGCACCCCGCCCGACTGGATGACCAATGTCTCCGGCGCGGTCGGCGACCGGGGGACGAGGCTGTCCATCACGCTCGACGGAATGCCGAACAGCCGTGGGGAGGTGGGCAACTGGAACACCCCGGAGACGATCGTGGAGGCCTTCCGGGAAGCCGCGGTGTTCGGCTCCCAGTTCAACATGAGCCACGAGGACAACTACCCGCCCGCCGGTGTGGGCGGAACCGCGTGGGAGATGAGTCTGGTCGCCCGCGCCGTGCGTCAGTACGACGGCGACGCGGCCTGGGGAGAGGCGGACGAGGACCGTCTCGGCCGTCCCTGGGAGGAGATCGACTGGTACTCGAACAATGAGAGGATCGATGTGCCCAAGCCGGACATCCCGGAGATCAAACCCGACCTTTCGAAGCTTCCGAAGCACATGAGGTGA